One genomic segment of Amycolatopsis sp. Hca4 includes these proteins:
- a CDS encoding amino acid adenylation domain-containing protein, with translation MTAVLAVLKTGAAYLPLDPAQPAARRAAMVEDARPVLVLGESGNTAALEAEGDETRLPVTTGPADTAYVIHTSGSTGRPKGVAVTHHSVLALFDQWLDRFGATPGEATSAWSSIGFDASVHELLLPLTTGAVLHVVPEDIRPDPAALMAWLREHQVVQAFLPPAYVRWVDEDPARVHGLALRQLLTGVEPLTGAALARFAAALPGLRICFGYGPTEATLYATTHFDPEPVDRPAPIGRPLPGSRLYLLDERLRPVPPGVAGEVFLAGDCLARGYLHRPDLTAERFVADPFAPGERMYRTGDLARWLPSGEAEYAGRRDDQIKLRGFRIEPGEVTAALLAVPGVREAAVLVDREGEPRLVAGIAGGSRTPHEWRAALAGRLPDYMIPSVFAEFDRLPLSRSGKLDRDAVLAHARTSAPTAVNTAAPRDHVELALLTIWRDLLLHPSIGVSDDFFAVGGTSISAIKLAHAIGAEFGRELPIRDVILHPTIEAQAALVRADRPAGGGSLIEFRRGDGAGRVVCVHPAGGTAFCYLPLSALLPAEAGVLGIQSPGLDPGEEPLPSVEAMAEEYLRLVDPRPGEPLVLCGLSYGGLVAYEMGRRLAGHHPHVSVVLLDTAATDDPAAKAAIEPVPAAEFREKLVRFNGMYPGIEDAQIERYHRTYNHNRLTAREHDPGESAARVVFVQAVGEDPVPGAVEFWRRRARGEFEVVPADCGHWDMLESDALPLVAKIVTAELVAR, from the coding sequence GTGACCGCCGTGCTGGCCGTGCTGAAGACCGGGGCCGCCTACCTGCCGCTGGACCCCGCCCAGCCGGCCGCCCGGCGGGCGGCGATGGTCGAGGACGCGCGCCCGGTCCTGGTCCTCGGGGAGAGCGGAAACACCGCCGCGCTCGAAGCCGAAGGCGACGAGACCCGGCTACCGGTCACCACGGGGCCCGCCGACACGGCCTACGTCATCCACACCTCGGGCTCGACCGGCCGCCCCAAGGGCGTCGCCGTCACCCACCACAGCGTCCTCGCCCTCTTCGACCAGTGGCTCGACCGCTTCGGCGCCACCCCGGGTGAAGCGACGTCGGCCTGGTCCAGCATCGGTTTCGACGCCTCGGTGCACGAACTCCTCCTCCCCCTGACCACCGGGGCCGTGCTGCACGTCGTCCCCGAGGACATCCGGCCCGATCCGGCCGCGCTGATGGCGTGGCTGAGAGAACACCAAGTGGTGCAGGCGTTCCTGCCACCCGCCTACGTCCGGTGGGTCGACGAAGACCCCGCCCGCGTCCACGGGCTGGCACTCCGGCAGCTGCTGACCGGTGTCGAACCCCTGACCGGCGCCGCCCTCGCCCGGTTCGCCGCCGCGCTGCCCGGGCTGCGGATCTGCTTCGGCTACGGGCCGACCGAAGCCACCCTCTACGCCACCACGCACTTCGACCCCGAACCCGTGGACCGGCCGGCGCCGATCGGGCGGCCGCTGCCCGGCTCGCGGCTCTACCTGCTCGACGAGCGGCTGCGCCCGGTGCCGCCGGGGGTGGCCGGCGAGGTCTTCCTGGCCGGCGACTGCCTGGCCCGCGGGTACCTGCACCGGCCGGACCTCACCGCCGAACGGTTCGTCGCCGACCCGTTCGCGCCCGGCGAGCGCATGTACCGGACCGGGGACCTGGCGCGGTGGCTGCCCAGCGGCGAAGCCGAGTACGCGGGCCGCCGCGACGACCAGATCAAGCTGCGCGGCTTCCGCATCGAGCCGGGCGAGGTGACGGCCGCGCTGCTGGCCGTGCCCGGTGTCCGCGAGGCCGCCGTGCTGGTGGACCGCGAAGGCGAGCCGCGGCTCGTCGCCGGGATCGCGGGCGGAAGCCGGACGCCGCACGAATGGCGGGCCGCACTGGCCGGCCGGCTGCCGGACTACATGATCCCGTCGGTGTTCGCCGAGTTCGACCGGCTGCCGCTGAGCCGCAGCGGCAAGCTCGACCGCGACGCCGTCCTGGCACACGCCCGCACCAGCGCCCCCACCGCGGTCAACACCGCCGCGCCGCGCGACCACGTCGAGCTGGCGCTGCTGACGATCTGGCGTGACCTGCTGCTGCACCCGTCGATCGGGGTCTCGGACGACTTCTTCGCCGTCGGCGGCACGTCGATCTCGGCGATCAAGCTGGCCCACGCGATCGGCGCGGAGTTCGGCCGCGAGCTGCCGATCCGGGACGTCATCCTGCACCCGACCATCGAGGCGCAGGCCGCGCTGGTGCGCGCGGACCGCCCGGCGGGCGGCGGCAGCCTGATCGAGTTCCGCCGCGGCGACGGCGCGGGCCGCGTCGTCTGCGTGCACCCGGCGGGCGGCACGGCGTTCTGCTACCTGCCGCTCAGCGCCCTGCTCCCGGCGGAGGCCGGGGTGCTCGGCATCCAGTCCCCCGGCCTCGACCCCGGCGAAGAGCCGCTGCCGAGCGTCGAAGCGATGGCCGAGGAGTACCTGCGGCTGGTCGACCCGCGGCCCGGAGAACCGCTGGTCCTCTGTGGACTTTCCTACGGCGGCCTGGTGGCCTACGAGATGGGACGGCGGCTGGCCGGGCACCACCCGCACGTCAGCGTGGTCCTGCTCGACACCGCGGCGACCGACGACCCGGCCGCGAAAGCCGCGATCGAACCCGTTCCGGCGGCCGAGTTCCGGGAGAAGCTGGTGCGGTTCAACGGGATGTACCCGGGCATCGAGGACGCGCAGATCGAGCGCTACCACCGCACCTACAACCACAACCGGCTGACCGCGCGCGAGCACGACCCCGGCGAGTCGGCGGCGCGGGTGGTGTTCGTCCAGGCCGTCGGCGAGGACCCGGTACCCGGCGCGGTGGAGTTCTGGCGCCGCCGCGCCCGCGGCGAGTTCGAGGTGGTTCCTGCCGACTGCGGGCACTGGGACATGCTGGAAAGCGACGCGCTGCCGCTGGTCGCCAAGATCGTCACCGCCGAACTGGTGGCCCGATGA
- a CDS encoding condensation domain-containing protein: MRVSAPLSSGQQRLWTVSQLDGAGPAYNETMAFTLRGPLDREALQRAFDALADRHEALRTRIVVEDGRPVQVVEPAGHGFPCVVTDVTGRPDEAAELRRAEASAAFDLTRAPLARARLLVGADGGPLPPGLHVTGEDRRFSDDRYVLLITVHHVVFDGWSRTLLLRELGVLYAAQLAGTEPGLPPARPYRDHARAQQAWLAGDGPERHETYWRAQLDGVPPVLDIPADRPRPARQDFRGARVPVALGPELTGRLKAVAREHRVTLYSTILTCWFILLNRLSAQTDIVVGVPTANRGAEGEHPGTLGFFVNTLAVRADLSGARTGNVLLTEVRAALRGAIEHAELPFERVVELVNPPRSPAHTPLFQTMFAWVPTQHDLLDLPGVAVAPLDVEHAPAKFDLALGLADEDGDVLGHLDYAVALFDHATAERYARYLVRLLEQLAARPGADVASYELLDDAERREILSSWSTGPEPRRRPGGLVERFTAVADATPDAPALVCDGETRSYRELDRRSTKLANALRARGPGAAGSSVSSVDGRRSW, from the coding sequence ATGCGTGTGTCCGCCCCGCTGTCGTCCGGTCAACAGCGCCTTTGGACCGTCTCCCAGCTGGACGGGGCCGGCCCGGCCTACAACGAGACCATGGCCTTCACCCTGCGGGGACCGCTGGACCGCGAGGCGCTGCAGCGGGCCTTCGACGCGCTCGCCGACCGGCATGAAGCCCTGCGGACCCGGATCGTGGTCGAGGACGGCCGACCCGTGCAGGTGGTCGAACCCGCCGGGCACGGGTTTCCGTGCGTGGTCACCGACGTGACCGGGCGGCCCGACGAGGCGGCCGAGCTGCGGCGGGCCGAGGCTTCGGCAGCCTTCGACCTGACGCGGGCGCCGCTGGCGCGGGCGCGGCTGCTGGTCGGGGCCGATGGCGGGCCTCTGCCCCCCGGTCTCCACGTTACCGGCGAGGACCGACGGTTTTCGGATGACCGGTACGTCCTGCTGATCACCGTCCACCACGTCGTCTTCGACGGGTGGTCGCGGACGCTGCTGCTGCGGGAACTCGGTGTCCTCTACGCCGCCCAGCTCGCCGGCACCGAGCCCGGCCTGCCGCCCGCCCGGCCCTACCGGGACCACGCCCGCGCCCAGCAGGCCTGGCTGGCCGGCGACGGCCCGGAACGGCACGAAACCTACTGGCGCGCGCAGCTCGACGGGGTGCCGCCCGTTCTCGACATCCCCGCCGACCGGCCGCGGCCGGCCCGGCAGGACTTCCGCGGGGCGCGGGTGCCCGTCGCTCTCGGGCCGGAGCTCACCGGGCGGCTGAAGGCGGTGGCGCGCGAGCACCGGGTCACGCTCTACTCCACCATTCTGACCTGCTGGTTCATTCTCCTGAACCGGCTTTCCGCGCAAACTGACATCGTTGTCGGCGTGCCCACCGCCAACCGGGGCGCCGAGGGCGAGCACCCCGGCACGCTCGGGTTCTTCGTCAACACCCTGGCCGTGCGGGCCGACCTCTCCGGGGCGCGGACCGGGAACGTCCTGCTCACCGAAGTCCGCGCCGCGCTGCGGGGTGCCATCGAGCACGCCGAGCTGCCGTTCGAACGGGTCGTCGAGCTGGTGAACCCGCCGCGCAGCCCGGCGCACACCCCGCTGTTCCAGACCATGTTCGCCTGGGTGCCGACCCAGCACGACCTGCTCGACCTGCCCGGTGTGGCCGTCGCTCCCCTCGACGTCGAGCACGCCCCGGCGAAGTTCGACCTCGCGCTCGGCCTCGCCGACGAGGACGGCGACGTCCTCGGGCACCTCGACTACGCCGTCGCCCTGTTCGACCACGCCACCGCCGAACGGTACGCGCGCTACCTCGTGCGGCTGCTGGAGCAGCTCGCCGCCCGGCCGGGGGCCGACGTCGCGAGCTACGAGCTGCTCGACGACGCCGAACGCCGCGAAATCCTCTCCTCCTGGAGCACCGGTCCCGAGCCGCGACGGCGGCCCGGCGGGCTCGTCGAGCGGTTCACCGCCGTCGCCGACGCCACTCCGGACGCCCCCGCGCTCGTCTGCGACGGGGAGACCCGCAGTTACCGCGAGCTGGACCGGCGCAGCACGAAGCTGGCCAACGCCCTCCGGGCGCGCGGGCCGGGCGCGGCCGGGTCGTCGGTGTCCTCAGTGGACGGTCGGCGGAGCTGGTGA
- a CDS encoding vWA domain-containing protein codes for MRHPRCNPDPIAECFVIISHGAWPGSRGINAAFFLLGALLVAVFGAVGPASADSARPVPVGSPVRQQEPLPQVQPARLVILVDESGSISPDDLDREREAAAMIGLGEFAPGSSVSVVGFGSDNTGSQLPVDAVCEAVTVKTAQDQQSLADCVAKLRKRNKADGDGTDHYAAMQQAMTYLSDGPPGSAVSPKMVFMLTDGNLDVSASPRYGRDNVGDQRNQAALRGLDGTLATATKVGVQVWPLGFGNVNKAQLDRFAAGGFQGTCSPSVPRPAAAVAADSRAVADFLLKAFGSARCAGSSDIQRIRLGAGDRQSVTVSVPEIATDGSIVVVKQDAKVTVSVFDPSGREVPKSGRLGDSVFQDSGANGPVESLRITNPDPGNWTVKLTSLPGSPDVEVSAVVIWQGAIRASLTVDPPAPRRGQPVRVLLTLQTRNRPIRDPVQLAGLVFAVRMTSGTAELPVRVADAGTEGDDHSGDGIYTGSVVIPDSDAKSVTFTGTVEGVGVSGDTRTVTAQVSQGRPRLTGQIAFDAAPALVPPGGSVAGLVTVTSVLPARAKVQLQITELAPGTRASVPADRTVFEVPATGRVDLPFTVTFAKDTASGTNRVVVSVVDTADPASVLTSYPLTVDVGYPPEPPPWPLYLGTGGAVVVVAAVLLWLRARKRRREVRGLAVFLFVRGRQVSDIAAPESGAIRFRFVVHSDEGMSPQLAHPVADEPAYRLVRDGGQFRLSTPFGEQFLIHDGERCPAGEGLELEIRDERRRQSEPADGLGTEQPAETVSRSTDLL; via the coding sequence GTGCGTCACCCGAGATGCAACCCCGATCCGATCGCGGAGTGCTTTGTGATTATCAGCCACGGTGCCTGGCCGGGGTCGCGTGGAATCAATGCGGCTTTCTTCCTGCTGGGAGCGCTTTTGGTGGCGGTTTTCGGTGCGGTCGGACCGGCGAGCGCCGATTCCGCACGTCCGGTCCCCGTCGGGTCGCCAGTGCGCCAGCAGGAGCCGTTGCCGCAGGTGCAGCCGGCGCGATTGGTCATCCTCGTCGACGAATCGGGCAGTATCAGCCCGGATGACCTCGATCGGGAGCGGGAAGCCGCGGCCATGATCGGCCTCGGTGAGTTCGCGCCGGGGTCGTCGGTGTCGGTCGTCGGTTTCGGCAGCGACAACACCGGCAGTCAGTTGCCGGTGGACGCGGTGTGCGAAGCGGTGACGGTGAAAACGGCGCAGGATCAGCAGAGCCTGGCTGATTGCGTGGCGAAGCTGCGGAAGCGGAACAAGGCCGACGGCGACGGTACCGATCATTATGCGGCCATGCAGCAGGCCATGACTTATCTGTCGGACGGGCCGCCCGGCTCGGCGGTCAGCCCGAAGATGGTGTTCATGCTGACCGATGGCAATCTCGATGTTTCGGCCAGTCCGCGTTATGGTCGGGACAACGTCGGGGACCAGCGGAATCAAGCTGCGTTGCGAGGCCTCGACGGCACCCTCGCGACCGCGACGAAGGTCGGCGTCCAGGTGTGGCCACTGGGGTTCGGAAATGTCAACAAGGCTCAGCTCGACCGATTCGCCGCCGGTGGATTCCAGGGCACCTGCAGCCCGTCGGTGCCTCGACCGGCCGCGGCGGTGGCAGCCGATTCGCGAGCGGTCGCGGATTTCCTGCTCAAGGCGTTCGGCAGCGCCCGCTGCGCCGGCAGCAGTGACATCCAGCGGATCCGGCTCGGCGCGGGTGACCGGCAGTCGGTCACGGTCAGCGTCCCGGAGATCGCGACCGACGGCTCGATCGTCGTCGTCAAGCAGGACGCGAAGGTCACGGTGTCGGTATTCGACCCATCTGGGCGCGAAGTACCGAAATCCGGTCGGCTGGGCGATTCGGTGTTCCAGGACAGCGGGGCCAACGGCCCGGTCGAGTCGTTGCGCATCACGAACCCGGACCCCGGCAACTGGACGGTCAAACTGACGTCGTTGCCCGGCTCGCCGGACGTCGAGGTGAGCGCGGTCGTCATCTGGCAGGGCGCCATCCGTGCGTCGCTGACGGTGGATCCCCCGGCGCCCCGGCGCGGGCAGCCGGTGCGTGTCCTGCTGACGTTGCAGACCCGCAACCGCCCGATCCGGGACCCGGTGCAGCTCGCCGGCCTGGTCTTTGCCGTGCGGATGACCAGTGGCACCGCCGAACTGCCGGTCCGAGTGGCGGACGCCGGGACAGAAGGGGATGACCATTCCGGAGACGGGATCTACACAGGTTCGGTCGTCATCCCCGACTCCGACGCCAAGTCGGTCACGTTCACCGGCACGGTGGAGGGCGTCGGGGTGAGCGGGGACACGAGGACTGTCACCGCCCAGGTCTCCCAAGGCCGTCCTCGCCTGACCGGGCAGATCGCGTTCGACGCGGCTCCCGCGTTGGTGCCACCGGGCGGTTCGGTGGCCGGCCTGGTGACGGTCACCAGCGTGCTCCCCGCCCGGGCAAAGGTGCAGCTGCAGATCACCGAACTGGCACCGGGCACCAGGGCCAGCGTTCCCGCGGACCGGACCGTGTTCGAGGTACCGGCCACCGGCCGGGTCGACCTCCCCTTCACCGTGACATTCGCGAAGGACACCGCTTCCGGGACGAACAGGGTCGTCGTGAGTGTCGTCGACACTGCCGATCCGGCGAGCGTCCTCACGAGCTACCCGCTCACGGTGGACGTCGGGTACCCCCCGGAACCGCCGCCGTGGCCCCTGTACCTGGGGACAGGGGGTGCGGTCGTGGTGGTGGCCGCGGTTCTGCTCTGGTTGCGCGCGCGCAAGCGGCGTCGCGAAGTGCGGGGGCTCGCTGTCTTCCTGTTCGTGCGCGGTCGGCAGGTGAGTGACATCGCGGCCCCGGAGAGCGGGGCCATCCGGTTCCGGTTCGTCGTTCACAGCGACGAAGGGATGTCGCCCCAGCTGGCGCATCCGGTGGCTGACGAACCGGCCTACCGGCTGGTCCGCGACGGTGGGCAGTTCCGGCTGTCCACGCCGTTCGGGGAGCAGTTCCTGATCCACGACGGCGAGCGCTGCCCTGCGGGCGAGGGACTCGAGCTGGAGATCCGCGACGAACGCCGCCGCCAGTCCGAACCCGCCGACGGCCTGGGGACCGAGCAGCCCGCCGAGACCGTCTCGCGCTCCACCGACTTGCTCTGA
- a CDS encoding tubulin-like doman-containing protein, whose product MQIYQPMMFVGLGGTGCRVGAELERRLREELCGPDGTALQEIMQGKNFLPYQLPSCLQFVYADLSEDEFGTLERRVVPDPEHLAAAERTMHLVRDLIPEHDTYPEVARSLRVSARSYISGWLPETAGEPRIGPLSRGAGQLPTIGRAALFETFRAGLSPAQAPLNRAIGNINNSLGELSVLGGGTRGMSCDVFVAFSVAGGTGSGLFYDYLHLIGDAFARNAYRARIYPLVLMPSAFEEGLGGGRAARLNAGRSLLDLFRLIDDQNAQQAGTQLDHAGVNGTLSVRYPGHTEMRLRASTVQTAFLFSMGAGVRRDDLHRSVVSLILSLVGTDLGGDADLGRYGGRGDYLSFADSFINSAVEREAPASTGIGNRGVSTSSVASMTIPTDDIADIIGSRIVAAAVTDLAVPLPGQADQNSALVERFFTESNLDALRLRAALPIKEPAAVSGADNIQNALATRARTMESALRSLDQQLAGLVPELVQNFDPQRAIRALLEEVDAFQLSRVILGDGSGDSFGGVGFAKLAGLRRAEPPAPAGISLNPPIPVGITKKILRQVKWADPAVRASLARQDEWYAWRAKRAWNAAWNEQAPRWDGKVQNLIRDVNALVMAFRGHAEADSRRFHARAKELYQQRVGVTYLLPRQGELDTFYQAVLRRFVEYHTASGRLRPTATAGDLLNEILGEQGWRQAWEIMVAGRDPAAAVSFVRDRVKQAVKRLFDHRDGAHRPLLPALQDLLAAAAGRTGTAVAEDDLLQFREKLAGLVPGGFAPGGTGRLRILFSYPAAAKDSELEKYLRQAVALPRSPDTVVEFRPIAAETIAVVLFRTSMGLTEVPEVRQVLKHWSDALEKQQQQDFLQWRQRLGYDFGHLATTPEHRERILHHLLCAIWNGQVGAGPDEDEENPATITVGVGSAEISMRLELREFAGLSSWGSVLRSYEEWVLADDEQIRRDLCEQLISAVPEGVDRAPRRPAPLFERLVKLPAGQIAEIDARLADRGGSSGRSRLTALREFWAETFPNALELSFRGVGNPIQDNLADLHRWVRDEQRGDFNR is encoded by the coding sequence ATGCAGATCTACCAGCCGATGATGTTCGTCGGCCTCGGCGGCACGGGCTGCCGGGTCGGGGCGGAGCTCGAGCGGCGGCTGCGCGAGGAGCTCTGCGGGCCGGACGGCACGGCGTTGCAGGAGATCATGCAGGGTAAGAACTTCCTGCCCTACCAGCTGCCTTCGTGCCTGCAGTTCGTCTACGCGGACTTGAGCGAAGACGAATTCGGCACGCTCGAACGCCGGGTCGTGCCCGATCCGGAGCACCTCGCCGCGGCGGAACGGACGATGCACCTGGTCCGGGACCTGATCCCGGAGCACGACACCTACCCCGAAGTGGCGAGGAGCCTCCGGGTGTCCGCCCGGTCCTACATTTCCGGCTGGCTTCCGGAAACGGCGGGCGAACCGCGGATCGGGCCGCTGTCGCGGGGAGCGGGCCAGCTGCCCACCATCGGCCGGGCTGCGCTGTTCGAAACCTTCCGGGCGGGACTCTCGCCCGCGCAGGCGCCGCTGAACCGGGCGATCGGCAACATCAACAACTCCCTGGGGGAGTTGTCCGTCCTCGGTGGCGGCACGCGGGGCATGTCGTGCGACGTCTTCGTGGCGTTTTCGGTCGCCGGCGGAACGGGCAGCGGCCTGTTCTACGACTACCTGCACCTCATCGGCGACGCCTTCGCGCGCAACGCCTATCGGGCTCGCATTTACCCCTTGGTGCTGATGCCGTCGGCTTTCGAGGAAGGCCTCGGTGGCGGAAGGGCTGCCAGGCTCAACGCGGGACGCTCGCTCCTCGACCTGTTCCGGCTCATCGACGACCAGAACGCCCAGCAAGCCGGCACCCAGCTCGACCACGCCGGCGTCAACGGCACGCTGTCGGTCCGGTACCCGGGGCACACCGAAATGCGGCTGCGGGCATCGACCGTGCAGACCGCGTTCCTGTTCAGCATGGGCGCCGGGGTCCGGCGGGACGACCTGCACCGGTCGGTCGTGTCGCTGATCCTCTCCCTGGTCGGAACCGACTTGGGCGGCGACGCGGATCTGGGGCGGTACGGCGGGCGCGGTGACTACCTGTCGTTCGCCGACAGCTTCATCAACAGCGCGGTCGAGCGGGAAGCGCCGGCGTCGACCGGGATCGGGAACCGCGGCGTGTCGACCAGTTCGGTCGCATCCATGACCATTCCCACCGATGACATCGCCGACATCATCGGCTCGCGCATCGTTGCGGCGGCAGTCACGGACCTCGCGGTTCCACTGCCCGGCCAGGCCGACCAGAATTCTGCGCTGGTCGAGCGTTTTTTCACGGAGTCCAATCTGGACGCACTGCGTCTGCGCGCCGCGTTGCCGATCAAAGAGCCGGCCGCGGTCAGCGGCGCGGACAACATCCAGAACGCGCTCGCGACCAGGGCCCGGACAATGGAGTCCGCGCTGCGTTCACTGGACCAGCAGCTCGCGGGCCTCGTGCCCGAACTGGTGCAGAACTTCGACCCGCAGCGCGCCATCCGAGCCTTGCTGGAAGAGGTGGACGCCTTCCAGCTGAGCCGGGTGATCCTCGGCGACGGTTCGGGTGACAGCTTCGGCGGTGTCGGCTTCGCGAAGCTGGCCGGACTGCGGCGGGCGGAACCACCGGCGCCGGCCGGGATTTCGCTCAACCCGCCGATCCCGGTGGGCATCACCAAGAAGATCCTGCGGCAGGTGAAGTGGGCCGATCCGGCCGTCCGGGCGTCGCTGGCCCGCCAGGACGAGTGGTACGCGTGGCGTGCCAAGCGAGCCTGGAACGCCGCGTGGAACGAGCAGGCGCCGCGGTGGGACGGCAAGGTGCAGAACCTCATCCGCGACGTGAACGCGCTGGTCATGGCATTTCGCGGGCACGCCGAAGCGGACTCGCGGCGGTTCCACGCCCGAGCGAAGGAGCTGTACCAACAGCGGGTCGGTGTCACTTACTTGCTGCCTCGGCAAGGCGAGCTGGACACCTTCTACCAGGCCGTACTACGGCGGTTCGTCGAATACCACACGGCCAGTGGGCGGCTGAGGCCGACGGCGACCGCCGGTGACCTGCTGAACGAAATCCTCGGGGAACAGGGCTGGCGGCAGGCGTGGGAGATCATGGTCGCCGGCCGCGACCCGGCGGCGGCGGTCTCCTTCGTCCGCGATCGCGTGAAGCAAGCGGTCAAACGGCTTTTCGACCACCGTGACGGCGCACATCGGCCCTTGCTGCCCGCGCTGCAGGATCTCCTCGCCGCTGCGGCGGGCCGGACGGGGACTGCGGTCGCCGAAGATGACCTCCTGCAGTTCCGCGAGAAGCTGGCCGGCTTGGTGCCCGGCGGGTTCGCACCGGGCGGGACCGGGCGGCTGCGCATCCTGTTCTCCTATCCCGCCGCGGCCAAGGACTCGGAACTGGAGAAGTACCTGCGGCAGGCCGTCGCCCTGCCCCGCTCGCCCGACACCGTCGTGGAGTTCCGCCCGATCGCCGCCGAGACCATCGCCGTGGTCCTGTTCCGGACATCGATGGGGCTGACCGAGGTGCCCGAAGTCCGTCAAGTTCTCAAGCACTGGTCCGACGCACTCGAGAAGCAACAGCAGCAGGACTTCCTGCAATGGCGTCAGCGGCTCGGGTACGACTTCGGTCACCTCGCGACCACGCCCGAGCACCGTGAGCGCATCCTGCACCACCTCCTGTGCGCGATCTGGAACGGGCAGGTCGGCGCCGGACCCGACGAAGACGAGGAGAACCCCGCCACGATCACCGTGGGCGTGGGCTCCGCCGAGATCAGCATGCGCCTCGAACTGCGCGAGTTCGCCGGGCTGTCCAGCTGGGGCAGTGTCCTGCGATCGTACGAGGAGTGGGTGCTCGCCGACGACGAGCAGATCCGGCGTGACCTGTGCGAGCAGCTCATCTCCGCCGTCCCGGAAGGCGTTGACCGCGCACCGCGCCGGCCCGCGCCGCTGTTCGAACGGCTGGTGAAACTGCCGGCCGGCCAGATCGCGGAGATCGACGCGCGGCTCGCCGACCGCGGTGGTTCGAGCGGACGTTCCCGGCTGACCGCGTTGCGCGAGTTCTGGGCCGAGACGTTCCCGAACGCGCTCGAGCTGTCCTTCCGCGGTGTGGGCAATCCGATCCAAGACAACCTCGCGGACCTGCACCGGTGGGTCCGCGACGAGCAGCGCGGGGACTTCAACCGATGA
- a CDS encoding toll/interleukin-1 receptor domain-containing protein, with protein sequence MTAPSVEKPGNDARGRLLDEKWKVFVSYSAGGEAAEVVAKILDRLADGLGPGYDVFVDRSLRLAGKWSRELDDELRRAHYGIVLLSEAAARSDWVLRESDRMHFRQIPIFVLLIGITREQIKKRRGLAKFKFLLEYQNSEINDQ encoded by the coding sequence ATGACGGCCCCCTCGGTTGAAAAGCCCGGAAACGATGCACGTGGACGACTGCTCGATGAGAAGTGGAAAGTCTTCGTCAGTTACAGCGCCGGAGGCGAGGCTGCTGAGGTCGTGGCGAAGATCCTGGACAGACTCGCCGACGGTCTGGGTCCCGGTTACGACGTATTCGTCGACCGGTCACTCCGGCTCGCGGGCAAGTGGAGCCGTGAGCTCGACGACGAGCTGCGACGGGCGCACTACGGGATCGTGCTGCTGAGCGAAGCGGCAGCACGTTCGGACTGGGTGCTCCGGGAGTCCGACCGGATGCACTTTCGGCAGATACCGATATTCGTCCTCCTGATCGGAATCACCAGGGAGCAAATCAAGAAGAGGCGCGGCCTCGCCAAGTTCAAGTTCCTACTGGAGTACCAGAATTCCGAGATAAATGATCAGTGA
- a CDS encoding MoxR family ATPase, with protein sequence MTEGPLERAGRHYRPSEELLLAVKIARAAERPLLLYGEPGSGKSSLARYIAATGRCRYYELVTTARTQAADLLWSFDSVRRLGDAQHEGVGKNSDYVVPGMLWWAFDRDSAGKLSAQEPFSEWNSGVPDAPAVLLIDEIDKADPDMPNGLLTPLADRRFTVPDIDGGHKVQERARKPEARCLVVVTSNRERDLPPAFERRCVVLRLPGHTDEELRDIVKRHFGTTAPPPDLIEDLLRRLRSAIEIAGQKSRRAPSTAEFLDAVRACVQSGDVALNRNLLAKMIFNKDPEEPDRTAVGR encoded by the coding sequence ATGACCGAGGGCCCACTGGAGAGAGCGGGCCGGCACTATCGGCCGTCCGAAGAGCTCCTGCTGGCGGTCAAGATCGCGCGCGCGGCCGAGCGGCCACTGCTGCTCTACGGCGAGCCGGGTTCCGGCAAGTCGAGCCTGGCCCGCTACATCGCCGCGACCGGGAGGTGCCGCTACTACGAGCTCGTGACGACGGCGCGCACTCAGGCAGCTGACCTCTTGTGGTCGTTCGACAGCGTCCGCAGGCTCGGCGACGCCCAGCACGAGGGAGTCGGCAAGAACTCGGACTACGTGGTCCCGGGTATGCTCTGGTGGGCGTTCGACCGGGATTCGGCCGGGAAGCTGAGCGCGCAGGAACCGTTCTCGGAGTGGAACTCCGGCGTCCCCGATGCACCTGCTGTGCTGCTCATCGACGAGATCGACAAAGCCGACCCGGACATGCCCAACGGCTTGCTCACCCCGTTGGCGGACCGGCGCTTCACCGTGCCGGACATCGACGGCGGCCACAAGGTCCAGGAGCGTGCCCGGAAACCGGAGGCGCGGTGTCTGGTCGTCGTCACCTCCAACCGGGAACGGGACCTGCCGCCGGCGTTCGAACGCCGATGCGTGGTGCTCCGCCTGCCCGGGCACACCGACGAGGAGCTGCGGGATATCGTCAAACGGCACTTCGGCACCACGGCCCCGCCGCCGGACCTGATCGAGGACCTGCTCCGGCGACTGCGGAGCGCGATCGAGATCGCCGGGCAGAAGAGCAGGCGGGCGCCGAGCACCGCGGAGTTCCTTGACGCCGTCCGGGCCTGTGTCCAGTCCGGGGACGTGGCCCTGAACCGCAACCTGCTGGCCAAGATGATCTTCAACAAGGACCCGGAAGAGCCGGACCGCACGGCGGTGGGCCGGTGA